From Procambarus clarkii isolate CNS0578487 chromosome 65, FALCON_Pclarkii_2.0, whole genome shotgun sequence, one genomic window encodes:
- the LOC138355068 gene encoding nascent polypeptide-associated complex subunit alpha, muscle-specific form-like: MVDIPCPLVGFHTKKSLLWSALPSPGGQPSRAPVVSPPEPRWSALPSPGGQPSRAPVVSPPEPRWSALPSPGGQPSRAPAVSPPEPRRSALPSPGGQPSRAPAVSPPEPRRSALPSPGGQPSRAPAVSPPEPRRSALPSPGGQPSRAPAVSPPEPRRSALPSPGGQPSRAPAVSPPEPRRSALPSPGGQPSRAPAVSPPEPRRSALPSPGGQPSRAPAVSPPEPRRSALPSPGGQPSRAPAVSPPEPRRSALPSPGGQPSRAPAVSPPSPGGQPSRAPAVSPPEPRRSALPSPGGQPSRAPAVSPPEPRRSALPSPGGQPSRAPAVSPPEPRRSALPSPGGQPSRAPAVSPPEPRRSALPSPGGQPSRAPAVSPPEPRRSALRSPGGQPSGAPAVSPPEPRRSALPSPGGQPSGAPAVSPPEPRRSALPSPGGQPSRAPAVSPPEPRRSALPSPGGQPSRAPAVSPPEPRRSALPSPGGQPSRAPAVSPPEPRRSALPSPGGQPSRAPAVSPPEPRRSALPSPGGQPSRAPAVSPPEPRRSALPSPGGQPSRAPAVSPPEPRRSALPSPGGQPSRAPGGQPSRAPAVSPPEPRRSALPSPGGQPSRAPAVSPPEPRRSALPSPGGQPSRAPAVSPPEPRRSAHPEPRRSSPPEPRRSALPSPGGQPSRAPAVSPPEPRRSALPSPGGQPSRAPAVSPPEPRRSALPSPGGQPSRAPAVSPPEPRRSALPSPAVNPPEPRRSTLPSPGGQPSRAPAVNPPEPRRSTLPSPGGQPSRAPAVNPPEAPAVNSPEPRRSTLPSPGGQPSRAPAVNPPEPRRSTLPSPRGQPPEPRRSPSRAPAVNPPEPRRSTLPSPGGQPSRAPAVNPPEPRRSTLPSPGGQPSRAPAVNPPEAPVVNPPEPRWSTLPSPGGPSYLFIVDHIP, encoded by the coding sequence ATGGTCGATATTCCCTGTCCTCTGGTGGGTTTTCACACAAAGAAAAGTctcttgtggtcagcccttccgaGCCCCGGTGGTCAGCCCTCCCGAGCCCCGGTGGTCAGCCCTCCCGAGCCCCGGTGGTCAGCCCTCCCGAGCCCCGGTGGTCAGCCCTCCCGAGCCCCGGTGGTCAGCCCTCCCGAGCCCCGGTGGTCAGCCCTCCCGAGCCCCGGCGGTCAGCCCTCCCGAGCCCCGGCGGTCAGCCCTCCCGAGCCCCGGCGGTCAGCCCTCCCGAGCCCCGGCGGTCAGCCCTCCCGAGCCCCGGCGGTCAGCCCTCCCGAGCCCCGGCGGTCAGCCCTCCCGAGCCCCGGCGGTCAGCCCTCCCGAGCCCCGGCGGTCAGCCCTCCCGAGCCCCGGCGGTCAGCCCTCCCGAGCCCCGGCGGTCAGCCCTCCCGAGCCCCGGCGGTCAGCCCTCCCGAGCCCCGGCGGTCAGCCCTCCCGAGCCCCGGCGGTCAGCCCTCCCGAGCCCCGGCGGTCAGCCCTCCCGAGCCCCGGCGGTCAGCCCTCCCGAGCCCCGGCGGTCAGCCCTCCCGAGCCCCGGCGGTCAGCCCTCCCGAGCCCCGGCGGTCAGCCCTCCCGAGCCCCGGCGGTCAGCCCTCCCGAGCCCCGGCGGTCAGCCCTCCCGAGCCCCGGCGGTCAGCCCTCCCGAGCCCCGGCGGTCAGCCCTCCCGAGCCCCGGCGGTCAGCCCTCCCGAGCCCCGGCGGTCAGCCCTCCCGAGCCCCGGCGGTCAGCCCTCCCGAGCCCCGGCGGTCAGCCCTCCGAGCCCCGGCGGTCAGCCCTCCCGAGCCCCGGCGGTCAGCCCTCCCGAGCCCCGGCGGTCAGCCCTCCCGAGCCCCGGCGGTCAGCCCTCCCGAGCCCCGGCGGTCAGCCCTCCCGAGCCCCGGCGGTCAGCCCTCCCGAGCCCCGGCGGTCAGCCCTCCCGAGCCCCGGCGGTCAGCCCTCCCGAGCCCCGGCGGTCAGCCCTCCCGAGCCCCGGCGGTCAGCCCTCCCGAGCCCCGGCGGTCAGCCCTCCCGAGCCCCGGCGGTCAGCCCTCCCGAGCCCCGGCGGTCAGCCCTCCCGAGCCCCGGCGGTCAGCCCTCCCGAGCCCCGGCGGTCAGCCCTCCGGAGCCCCGGCGGTCAGCCCTCCGGAGCCCCGGCGGTCAGCCCTCCGGAGCCCCGGCGGTCAGCCCTCCCGAGCCCCGGCGGTCAGCCCTCCGGAGCCCCGGCGGTCAGCCCTCCCGAGCCCCGGCGGTCAGCCCTCCCGAGCCCCGGCGGTCAGCCCTCCCGAGCCCCGGCGGTCAGCCCTCCCGAGCCCCGGCGGTCAGCCCTCCCGAGCCCCGGCGGTCAGCCCTCCCGAGCCCCGGCGGTCAGCCCTCCCGAGCCCCGGCGGTCAGCCCTCCCGAGCCCCGGCGGTCAGCCCTCCCGAGCCCCGGCGGTCAGCCCTCCCGAGCCCCGGCGGTCAGCCCTCCCGAGCCCCGGCGGTCAGCCCTCCCGAGCCCCGGCGGTCAGCCCTCCCGAGCCCCGGCGGTCAGCCCTCCCGAGCCCCGGCGGTCAGCCCTCCCGAGCCCCGGCGGTCAGCCCTCCCGAGCCCCGGCGGTCAGCCCTCCCGAGCCCCGGCGGTCAGCCCTCCCGAGCCCCGGCGGTCAGCCCTCCCGAGCCCCGGCGGTCAGCCCTCCCGAGCCCCGGCGGTCAGCCCTCCCGAGCCCCCGGCGGTCAGCCCTCCCGAGCCCCGGCGGTCAGCCCTCCCGAGCCCCGGCGGTCAGCCCTCCCGAGCCCCGGCGGTCAGCCCTCCCGAGCCCCGGCGGTCAGCCCTCCCGAGCCCCGGCGGTCAGCCCTCCCGAGCCCCGGCGGTCAGCCCTCCCGAGCCCCGGCGGTCAGCCCTCCCGAGCCCCGGCGGTCAGCCCATCCCGAGCCCCGGCGGTCCAGCCCTCCCGAGCCCCGGCGGTCAGCCCTCCCGAGCCCCGGCGGTCAGCCCTCCCGAGCCCCGGCGGTCAGCCCTCCCGAGCCCCGGCGGTCAGCCCTCCCGAGCCCCGGCGGTCAGCCCTCCCGAGCCCCGGCGGTCAGCCCTCCCGAGCCCCGGCGGTCAGCCCTCCCGAGCCCCGGCGGTCAGCCCTCCCGAGCCCCGGCGGTCAGCCCTCCCGAGCCCCGGCGGTCAGCCCTCCCGAGCCCGGCGGTCAACCCTCCCGAGCCCCGGCGGTCAACCCTCCCGAGCCCCGGCGGTCAACCCTCCCGAGCCCCGGCGGTCAACCCTCCCGAGCCCCGGCGGTCAACCCTCCCGAGCCCCGGCGGTCAACCCTCCCGAGCCCCGGCGGTCAACCCTCCCGAAGCCCCGGCGGTCAATTCTCCCGAGCCCCGGCGGTCAACCCTCCCGAGCCCCGGCGGTCAACCCTCCCGAGCCCCGGCGGTCAACCCTCCCGAGCCCCGGCGGTCAACCCTCCCGAGCCCCCGCGGTCAACCTCCCGAGCCCCGGCGGTCACCCTCCCGAGCCCCGGCGGTCAACCCTCCCGAGCCCCGGCGGTCAACCCTCCCGAGCCCCGGCGGTCAACCCTCCCGAGCCCCGGCGGTCAACCCTCCCGAGCCCCGGCGGTCAACCCTCCCGAGCCCCGGCGGTCAACCCTCCCGAGCCCCGGCGGTCAACCCTCCCGAAGCCCCGGTGGTCAACCCTCCCGAGCCCCGGTGGTCAACCCTCCCGAGCCCCGGTGGCCCATCATATTTGTTTATAGTTGATCACATTCCCTGA